From a single Leclercia sp. AS011 genomic region:
- the minD gene encoding septum site-determining protein MinD, with protein sequence MARIIVVTSGKGGVGKTTSSAAIATGLAQKGKKTVVIDFDIGLRNLDLIMGCERRVVYDFVNVIQGDATLNQAMIKDKRTDNLYILPASQTRDKDALTREGVEKVLDELKKMEFDFVVCDSPAGIETGALMALYFADEAIITTNPEVSSVRDSDRILGILASKSRRAENGEEPIKEHLLLTRYNPGRVNKGDMLSMEDVLEILRIKLVGVIPEDQSVLRASNQGEPVILDANADAGKAYADTVDRLLGEERPFRFIEEEKKGFLKRLFGG encoded by the coding sequence ATGGCACGCATTATTGTTGTTACTTCGGGTAAAGGAGGCGTTGGCAAGACCACCTCCAGCGCGGCCATCGCTACTGGTTTGGCCCAGAAGGGAAAGAAAACCGTCGTTATCGATTTCGATATCGGCCTGCGTAACCTTGACCTGATCATGGGTTGTGAACGCCGTGTGGTGTACGATTTTGTGAACGTGATTCAGGGTGATGCCACGCTGAATCAGGCAATGATTAAAGATAAACGTACCGACAATCTCTACATTCTTCCCGCTTCACAGACGCGCGACAAGGATGCGCTGACCCGTGAAGGCGTGGAAAAAGTGCTCGATGAGCTGAAAAAGATGGAGTTCGATTTCGTGGTCTGCGATTCACCGGCAGGCATCGAAACCGGCGCGCTGATGGCGCTCTACTTCGCCGATGAAGCGATCATCACCACCAACCCGGAAGTGTCGTCCGTGCGCGACTCCGACCGTATTTTAGGGATCCTCGCCTCGAAATCCCGTCGTGCGGAAAATGGCGAAGAACCGATTAAAGAGCACCTGCTGCTGACCCGTTATAATCCGGGTCGCGTCAATAAAGGTGATATGCTGAGTATGGAAGACGTGCTGGAGATCCTGCGCATCAAACTGGTTGGCGTCATCCCGGAAGATCAATCCGTGCTGCGCGCCTCTAACCAGGGTGAACCGGTTATCCTCGACGCTAACGCAGACGCCGGTAAAGCGTATGCGGATACGGTAGATCGTCTGCTCGGAGAAGAACGTCCTTTCCGCTTCATCGAAGAAGAGAAGAAAGGTTTCCTCAAACGCCTGTTCGGAGGATAA
- the minC gene encoding septum site-determining protein MinC — translation MSNTPIELKGSSFTLSVVHLHEAKPEVIRQALEDKIAQAPAFLKHAPVVINVSDLDAPVNWHHLQQAVTATGLRIVGISGCKDAELKAEIDRAGLPLLNEGKDKAPRAEPPAPPEVPVTPVTKTRLIDLPVRSGQRIYAPNCDLIVTNHVSAGAELIADGNIHIYGSMRGRALAGASGDRDAQIFCTHLEAELVSIAGVYWLSDNIPAEFSGKAARLRLADNALTVQPLN, via the coding sequence ATGTCAAACACGCCCATCGAGCTTAAAGGCAGTAGCTTCACCTTATCAGTGGTTCATTTGCATGAAGCAAAACCCGAGGTTATTCGTCAGGCGTTAGAAGACAAAATCGCCCAGGCACCCGCATTTCTGAAACATGCGCCCGTGGTCATTAACGTAAGCGACCTCGACGCGCCGGTTAACTGGCACCATTTGCAACAGGCGGTCACCGCCACCGGCCTGCGGATTGTGGGCATCAGCGGCTGCAAAGACGCTGAGCTGAAAGCCGAAATCGACCGGGCGGGTCTTCCGCTGCTGAACGAAGGCAAAGACAAAGCCCCACGCGCAGAGCCCCCTGCCCCGCCAGAAGTTCCTGTTACCCCTGTCACAAAAACGCGATTGATTGATCTGCCGGTGCGTTCCGGTCAGCGTATTTATGCGCCAAACTGTGACCTGATTGTGACCAACCACGTCAGCGCGGGGGCTGAGCTGATCGCGGATGGCAATATCCATATTTATGGCTCAATGCGAGGCCGCGCGCTGGCGGGGGCCAGCGGCGATCGCGATGCGCAAATTTTTTGTACCCATCTGGAGGCGGAGCTGGTCTCCATCGCAGGTGTTTACTGGCTGAGTGATAACATCCCGGCCGAATTTTCTGGCAAAGCGGCCCGTCTGCGGCTGGCAGACAACGCTTTGACCGTTCAACCGTTGAATTGA
- a CDS encoding YcgL domain-containing protein encodes MFCVIYRSTQRDQTYLYVEKKDDFSRVPEALLKSFGKPQLVMLMPLDGRKQLSNADLEKVKTALTEQGYYLQLPPPQENLLKQHLEAQGKK; translated from the coding sequence ATGTTTTGTGTGATCTACAGAAGTACCCAACGCGACCAGACCTACCTGTATGTCGAAAAAAAGGACGATTTTTCCCGCGTGCCTGAAGCGCTGCTGAAAAGCTTCGGTAAGCCGCAGCTGGTGATGCTGATGCCCCTCGACGGGCGCAAGCAGCTGAGCAACGCCGATCTGGAAAAAGTCAAAACCGCCTTAACCGAACAGGGCTATTATTTACAACTCCCGCCGCCGCAAGAGAATTTACTCAAACAGCATCTTGAGGCGCAGGGGAAAAAATAG
- a CDS encoding fumarylacetoacetate hydrolase family protein, whose translation MYQHHNWQGALLDYPVSKVVCVGSNYAKHIQEMGSAVPDEPVLFIKPETALCDIRQPLALPQGLGSVHHEVELAVLIGATLRQASEDHVQKAIAGYGVALDLTLRDVQGKMKKAGQPWEKAKGFDNSCPISGFVPVAEFHDDPQNTTLSLKINGEVRQQGSTVDMIHKIVPLIAYMSRYFTLKPGDVILTGTPEGVGPLSGGDELEVAVNGLSLKTRVL comes from the coding sequence ATGTATCAACATCATAACTGGCAAGGAGCCTTACTGGATTATCCGGTAAGTAAGGTCGTCTGCGTAGGAAGTAATTACGCAAAGCATATTCAGGAAATGGGAAGTGCGGTCCCGGATGAGCCGGTGCTGTTTATTAAACCGGAAACGGCGCTCTGCGATATCCGCCAGCCGCTGGCGTTACCCCAGGGGCTGGGCTCGGTTCACCATGAAGTGGAGCTGGCGGTGCTGATTGGCGCCACGCTGCGCCAGGCCTCTGAAGATCATGTACAGAAGGCGATTGCCGGTTATGGTGTGGCGCTGGATCTGACCCTGCGCGACGTGCAGGGCAAAATGAAGAAAGCGGGCCAGCCGTGGGAAAAAGCTAAAGGCTTCGATAATTCCTGCCCGATCTCCGGGTTTGTCCCGGTGGCGGAATTCCATGACGATCCGCAGAACACCACCCTGAGCCTGAAGATCAACGGCGAGGTGCGCCAGCAGGGCTCTACCGTCGACATGATCCACAAGATTGTGCCGCTGATTGCCTATATGAGCCGTTACTTCACTCTGAAGCCGGGCGACGTGATCCTCACCGGCACCCCGGAAGGGGTAGGCCCACTCTCCGGCGGCGACGAACTGGAAGTGGCCGTTAACGGCCTGTCACTGAAAACCCGCGTGCTGTAA
- a CDS encoding YcgN family cysteine cluster protein, with amino-acid sequence MSEIPFWQSKTLDNMTDAEWESLCDGCGQCCLHKLMDEDSDEIYFTNVACNQLNIKTCQCRNYERRFELEPDCIKLTRDNLPTFEWLPPTCAYRLLAEGKDLPKWHPLLAGSKALMHGERISVRHIAVRESEVRDWEDHILNHPNR; translated from the coding sequence ATGAGCGAAATCCCTTTCTGGCAAAGCAAAACTCTCGACAACATGACCGACGCCGAGTGGGAATCGCTGTGCGATGGCTGCGGGCAGTGCTGTCTGCATAAGCTGATGGATGAAGACTCGGACGAAATCTATTTCACCAATGTTGCCTGCAATCAGCTGAACATCAAAACCTGCCAGTGCCGCAACTACGAGCGCCGTTTCGAGTTAGAGCCGGACTGCATCAAGCTGACCCGCGACAACCTTCCCACCTTCGAATGGCTGCCGCCGACCTGCGCGTATCGCCTGCTGGCGGAAGGGAAGGATCTGCCGAAGTGGCACCCGCTGCTGGCCGGTTCGAAAGCATTGATGCACGGAGAGCGGATCTCGGTGCGCCATATAGCGGTGCGTGAATCTGAGGTGCGGGACTGGGAAGACCATATTCTGAATCATCCCAATCGCTGA
- the dsbB gene encoding disulfide bond formation protein DsbB produces the protein MLKFLNQCSRGRGAWLLLALTAFALEMVALWFQHVMLLKPCVLCIYERSALFGVMGAGLVGAIAPKSPLRYGAMAIWLYSAGKGLQLAWEHTMIQLHPSPFQTCDFAARFPSWLPLDKWLPQVFVATGDCSVRQWEFLSLEMPQWLVGIFAAYLIVALLVVIAQPFKPKKRDLFGR, from the coding sequence ATGTTGAAATTTTTGAACCAGTGCTCGCGTGGACGCGGAGCGTGGTTGCTGTTGGCCCTCACCGCCTTCGCGCTCGAAATGGTGGCATTGTGGTTCCAGCACGTGATGTTGCTGAAGCCCTGTGTGTTGTGTATCTATGAACGCAGCGCGCTGTTTGGCGTGATGGGCGCAGGTCTGGTCGGTGCCATCGCGCCGAAAAGTCCGCTGCGCTATGGCGCGATGGCGATCTGGCTCTACAGCGCCGGAAAAGGCCTCCAGCTGGCATGGGAGCACACCATGATCCAGCTGCATCCATCGCCGTTTCAGACCTGTGATTTCGCCGCCCGCTTCCCGAGCTGGCTGCCGCTGGACAAGTGGCTGCCGCAGGTCTTCGTGGCAACCGGCGACTGCTCTGTGCGTCAGTGGGAGTTCCTGTCCCTCGAGATGCCCCAGTGGCTGGTGGGCATTTTTGCGGCCTACCTGATCGTGGCGCTGCTGGTGGTGATTGCCCAGCCGTTTAAACCCAAGAAACGCGATTTGTTCGGCAGATAA
- the nhaB gene encoding sodium/proton antiporter NhaB: protein MEMSYSRALWRNFLGQSPDWYKVTLVVFLVLNPLIFVIDPFAAGWLLVAEFIFTLAMALKCYPLLPGGLLAFEAVAIGMTSAEHVKEELATNLEVLLLLMFMVAGIYFMKQLLLFIFTRLLLSIPSKTLLSLAFCIAAAFLSAFLDALTVVAVVISVAVGFYGIYHRVASAQPEDNLHDDSQVDTQQREVLEQFRAFLRSLMMHAGVGTALGGVMTMVGEPQNLIIAKAVGWNFTDFFLRIAPVSVPVLVCGLLTCWLVEKFKWFGYGTQLPGQVREVLRRYDDESRSKRTRQQKLGLIFQGLIGVWLIFALAFHLAEVGLIGLSVIILATSFTGVTDEHAIGKAFTEALPFTALLAVFFAVVAVIVDQQLFAPIIRYVLQAEPDAQLSLFYLFNGLLSAISDNVFVGSVYINEAKSALQSGAINQQQFELLAVAINTGTNLPSVATPNGQAAFLFLLTSALAPLIRLSYGRMVWMALPYTVVLTCVGLLCVKITLIPFTQWMLQTGILTAH from the coding sequence GTGGAAATGTCTTATAGCCGCGCCCTGTGGCGCAATTTTTTAGGCCAGTCCCCCGACTGGTACAAAGTCACCCTGGTTGTTTTTCTGGTTCTTAACCCGCTTATCTTCGTTATCGATCCCTTCGCCGCGGGCTGGCTGCTGGTCGCGGAGTTCATCTTTACCCTGGCGATGGCGCTGAAATGTTATCCCCTGCTGCCGGGCGGCCTGCTGGCCTTCGAGGCGGTGGCGATCGGCATGACCAGCGCCGAACATGTGAAGGAAGAGCTGGCGACCAATCTGGAAGTGCTCCTGCTGCTGATGTTTATGGTGGCCGGGATCTACTTTATGAAGCAGCTGCTGCTGTTTATCTTTACCCGCCTGCTGCTGAGCATCCCGTCGAAAACGCTGCTGTCGCTGGCCTTCTGCATCGCGGCCGCCTTTTTATCGGCCTTCCTCGATGCACTGACCGTGGTGGCAGTAGTCATCAGCGTCGCCGTCGGCTTCTACGGGATCTATCACCGGGTGGCCTCCGCGCAGCCGGAAGATAACCTGCATGATGACAGCCAGGTCGATACCCAACAGCGCGAAGTGCTGGAGCAGTTTCGCGCCTTCCTGCGCAGCCTGATGATGCACGCCGGTGTAGGCACCGCGCTGGGCGGGGTGATGACCATGGTCGGCGAGCCACAGAACCTGATCATCGCTAAAGCCGTCGGCTGGAATTTTACCGACTTCTTCCTGCGCATTGCCCCGGTCAGCGTGCCGGTGCTGGTGTGCGGCCTGCTGACCTGCTGGCTGGTGGAGAAGTTCAAATGGTTTGGCTACGGCACGCAGCTGCCGGGCCAGGTGCGCGAGGTACTGCGGCGGTATGATGATGAGAGCCGCAGCAAGCGGACCCGGCAACAGAAGCTGGGGCTGATTTTTCAAGGGCTGATTGGCGTCTGGCTGATTTTCGCCCTCGCCTTTCATCTGGCGGAAGTGGGGTTAATCGGTCTGTCGGTCATTATCCTGGCGACCTCCTTTACCGGGGTGACGGACGAGCACGCCATCGGCAAAGCCTTTACCGAAGCGCTACCCTTTACGGCCCTGCTGGCGGTGTTTTTCGCGGTGGTGGCGGTAATTGTCGATCAGCAGCTGTTCGCACCGATCATCCGCTACGTGCTACAGGCCGAACCGGATGCCCAGCTGTCGCTGTTCTATCTGTTTAACGGCCTGCTGTCAGCCATCTCCGACAACGTGTTTGTCGGCTCGGTCTATATCAATGAAGCCAAATCCGCGCTACAGAGCGGCGCGATAAACCAGCAGCAGTTTGAGCTGCTGGCGGTGGCGATCAACACCGGGACTAACCTGCCCTCCGTCGCCACGCCAAACGGCCAGGCGGCGTTCCTGTTCCTGCTCACTTCGGCGCTGGCCCCCCTGATAAGACTCTCTTATGGCCGGATGGTGTGGATGGCGCTGCCCTACACGGTAGTATTAACCTGCGTCGGTTTGCTGTGCGTCAAAATTACCCTCATTCCTTTTACCCAATGGATGTTGCAGACGGGTATACTGACGGCGCATTAA
- the fadR gene encoding fatty acid metabolism transcriptional regulator FadR, whose protein sequence is MVIKAQSPAGFAEEYIIESIWNNRFPPGSILPAERELSELIGVTRTTLREVLQRLARDGWLTIQHGKPTKVNNFWETSGLNILETLARLDHESVPQLIDNLLSVRTNIATIFIRTAFRQHPDKALEVLARATAVEDHADAFALLDYNVFRGLAFASGNPIYGLILNGMKGLYTRIGRHYFANPEARSLALGFYHKLSELCAEGLHDQVYDTVRRYGRDSGEIWHRMQKSLPGDLVIQGR, encoded by the coding sequence ATGGTCATAAAGGCGCAAAGCCCGGCGGGTTTCGCGGAAGAGTACATTATCGAGAGCATCTGGAATAACCGTTTCCCGCCTGGCTCGATTCTTCCCGCAGAACGCGAACTCTCTGAACTGATTGGCGTCACACGTACCACCTTACGTGAAGTGTTGCAGCGACTGGCCCGCGATGGCTGGCTGACGATCCAACACGGCAAACCGACCAAAGTGAATAACTTCTGGGAAACGTCGGGTCTGAATATTCTTGAAACGCTGGCGCGCCTCGATCACGAGAGCGTACCGCAGCTGATCGATAATCTGCTCTCCGTGCGTACCAATATCGCTACCATTTTTATCCGTACGGCGTTCCGCCAGCACCCGGACAAGGCGCTGGAAGTGCTGGCCCGGGCGACAGCGGTGGAAGATCACGCCGACGCTTTTGCCCTGCTGGATTACAACGTCTTCCGCGGCCTGGCCTTTGCCTCCGGCAACCCGATTTACGGCCTGATCCTCAACGGCATGAAAGGGCTCTACACCCGCATCGGTCGTCACTACTTTGCCAACCCGGAAGCCCGCAGCCTGGCGCTCGGTTTCTACCATAAGCTGAGCGAGCTCTGCGCTGAAGGGTTGCATGACCAGGTGTACGACACCGTGCGTCGCTACGGTCGTGACAGCGGCGAGATCTGGCACCGGATGCAGAAATCCCTCCCGGGCGACCTGGTGATCCAGGGGCGCTAA
- a CDS encoding SpoVR family protein: protein MATIDSMNKDTTRLSDGPDWTFELLDTYLAEIDRVAKLYRLDAYPHQIEVITSEQMMDAYSSIGMPINYTHWSFGKKFIETERLYKHGQQGLAYEIVINSNPCIAYLMEENTITMQALVMAHACYGHNSFFKNNYLFRSWTDASSIVDYLIFARNYITQCEERYGVDEVEKLLDSCHALMNYGVDRYKRPQKISLQEEKARQKSREEYLQSQVNTLWRTLPKREEEKTVVEARRYPSEPQENLLYFMEKNAPLLEPWQREILRIVRKVSQYFYPQKQTQVMNEGWATFWHYTILNHLYDEGKVTERFMLEFLHSHTNVVFQPPYNSPWYSGINPYALGFAMFQDIKRICQNPTEEDKYWFPDIAGSDWLETLHFAMRDFKDESFISQFLSPKVMRDFRLFTVLDDDHNNYLEISAIHNEEGYREIRSRLSAQYNLSNLEPNIQVWNVDLRGDRSLTLRYIPHNRAPLDKGRKEVLKHVHRLWGFDIMLEQQNEDGSVELLERCPVKGNML from the coding sequence ATGGCTACTATTGATTCCATGAATAAGGACACCACACGTCTGAGCGATGGACCCGACTGGACATTTGAGCTGCTGGACACCTATCTGGCAGAAATTGACCGGGTGGCGAAACTCTACCGTCTGGATGCCTATCCCCATCAAATCGAAGTGATTACCTCCGAACAGATGATGGACGCTTACTCCAGCATCGGGATGCCCATTAACTATACCCACTGGTCGTTTGGCAAAAAATTCATTGAAACCGAACGGCTGTACAAGCACGGGCAGCAGGGGCTGGCCTATGAGATCGTCATCAACTCCAACCCCTGCATTGCCTATCTGATGGAAGAGAACACCATCACCATGCAGGCGCTGGTGATGGCGCACGCCTGCTACGGACACAACTCCTTTTTCAAAAATAACTACCTGTTCCGCAGCTGGACCGATGCCAGTTCGATTGTCGATTACCTGATCTTTGCCCGTAACTACATCACCCAGTGCGAAGAGCGCTATGGGGTGGATGAGGTGGAGAAGCTGCTCGACTCCTGCCATGCGCTGATGAACTACGGCGTGGATCGCTACAAACGTCCGCAGAAAATCTCCCTGCAGGAGGAGAAAGCCCGGCAGAAAAGCCGGGAAGAGTATCTGCAGAGCCAGGTGAATACGCTCTGGCGTACTCTGCCGAAACGCGAAGAGGAAAAAACGGTCGTGGAAGCGCGCCGCTATCCTTCTGAGCCACAGGAGAACCTGCTCTACTTTATGGAGAAGAACGCCCCGCTGCTGGAGCCGTGGCAGCGTGAGATCCTGCGCATCGTGCGCAAGGTGAGCCAGTACTTCTATCCGCAGAAACAGACGCAGGTGATGAACGAAGGCTGGGCGACCTTCTGGCACTACACCATCCTGAACCACCTGTATGATGAAGGCAAAGTGACCGAACGCTTTATGCTGGAGTTCCTGCACAGCCACACTAACGTAGTGTTCCAGCCGCCTTACAACAGCCCGTGGTACAGCGGCATTAACCCGTATGCGCTGGGCTTTGCCATGTTCCAGGACATCAAGCGTATCTGCCAGAACCCGACGGAAGAGGATAAATACTGGTTCCCGGATATTGCCGGATCCGACTGGCTGGAAACCCTGCACTTCGCCATGCGCGACTTCAAGGACGAGAGCTTTATCAGCCAGTTCCTGTCGCCGAAAGTGATGCGTGACTTCCGCCTGTTCACGGTGCTGGATGACGATCACAACAACTATCTGGAGATTTCGGCGATCCACAATGAGGAGGGGTATCGTGAGATCCGCTCCCGCCTCTCGGCCCAGTACAACTTAAGCAATCTGGAGCCGAATATTCAGGTCTGGAATGTGGATCTGCGCGGGGATCGCTCCCTGACGCTGCGCTATATCCCGCATAACCGCGCGCCGCTGGATAAAGGACGCAAGGAAGTGCTGAAGCATGTCCATCGCCTGTGGGGCTTTGACATTATGCTTGAGCAGCAGAACGAAGACGGCAGCGTGGAGCTGCTGGAACGGTGCCCGGTGAAGGGGAATATGTTGTAG
- a CDS encoding D-amino acid dehydrogenase produces MRVVILGSGVVGVTSAWYLSQAGHDVTVIDREPGPALETSAANAGQISPGYAAPWAAPGVPLKAIKWMFQRHAPLAISLDGTPFQLKWMWQMLRNCDTSHYMENKGRMVRLAEYSRDCLKALRASTGIQYEGRQGGTLQLFRTAQQYENATRDIAVLEDAGVPYQLLEASQLAQVEPALAEVAHKLTGGLRLPNDETGDCQLFTQNLARMAEQAGVKFRYNTSVDKLLYEGENIYGVLCGDEVVKADAYVMAFGSYSTAMLKGIVDIPVYPLKGYSLTIPVKEDSGAPVSTILDETYKIAITRFDNRIRVGGMAEIVGFNTELLQPRRETLEMVVGDLFPRGGFIEQATFWTGLRPMTPDGTPVVGRTPFKNLWLNTGHGTLGWTMACGSGQLLSDLISGRTPAIPFDDLSVARYRPGFTPSRPQHLHGAHN; encoded by the coding sequence ATGCGTGTTGTCATACTGGGAAGTGGCGTCGTTGGCGTAACCAGCGCCTGGTACTTAAGTCAGGCCGGGCACGACGTGACCGTCATCGATCGTGAGCCGGGTCCGGCGCTGGAGACCAGCGCCGCCAATGCCGGGCAAATATCACCGGGCTATGCGGCGCCCTGGGCGGCACCGGGTGTCCCGCTTAAGGCGATTAAATGGATGTTCCAGCGCCATGCGCCGCTGGCGATCAGTCTCGACGGCACGCCGTTCCAGCTCAAGTGGATGTGGCAGATGCTGCGCAACTGCGACACCTCGCACTACATGGAAAACAAAGGGCGGATGGTGCGCCTGGCGGAGTACAGCCGCGACTGCCTGAAAGCGCTGCGCGCCTCCACCGGTATTCAGTATGAGGGCCGCCAGGGGGGCACCCTGCAGCTTTTCCGCACCGCCCAACAGTACGAAAACGCCACCCGGGATATCGCCGTTCTCGAAGATGCCGGGGTGCCGTATCAGCTGCTGGAGGCCAGCCAGCTGGCGCAGGTCGAACCGGCGCTGGCGGAAGTGGCTCACAAGCTGACCGGTGGTCTGCGCTTGCCGAATGACGAAACCGGCGACTGCCAGCTCTTCACCCAGAATCTTGCCCGGATGGCGGAGCAGGCGGGGGTAAAATTCCGCTACAACACCTCAGTCGATAAGCTCCTGTACGAAGGGGAGAATATCTACGGCGTGCTGTGCGGTGACGAGGTGGTGAAAGCCGACGCCTACGTGATGGCCTTTGGCTCCTATTCGACCGCCATGCTGAAGGGCATTGTGGATATTCCGGTCTACCCCCTTAAGGGGTACTCCCTGACAATCCCGGTGAAAGAGGACAGCGGTGCCCCGGTTTCAACTATCCTTGATGAAACATACAAAATCGCGATCACCCGTTTTGACAACCGGATCCGCGTGGGAGGGATGGCGGAAATCGTCGGCTTTAACACCGAGCTGCTGCAGCCGCGTCGGGAGACGCTGGAGATGGTCGTTGGTGACCTGTTCCCGCGGGGCGGCTTTATCGAACAGGCGACCTTCTGGACCGGGCTGCGCCCGATGACCCCGGACGGCACGCCGGTCGTGGGCCGCACGCCGTTTAAGAACCTGTGGCTTAACACCGGACACGGCACGCTGGGCTGGACGATGGCCTGCGGTTCAGGGCAGTTACTCAGTGATTTGATCTCCGGGCGCACACCCGCTATTCCGTTTGATGATTTAAGCGTCGCGCGCTACCGTCCGGGGTTCACTCCGTCACGTCCACAACATTTACACGGCGCGCATAACTAA
- the dadX gene encoding catabolic alanine racemase DadX: MSRPVLAQLDLQALKDNLQIVRRAAPASRVWAVVKANAYGHGLDRIWSALSAADGFAMLNLEEAILLRERGWKGPILMLEGFFNSDELPLFDKYRLTTSVHSNWQVKALQNAKLHAPLDIYLKVNSGMNRLGFQPERVHSVWQQLRAAKNVGGMTLMAHFADAEKTDGIQEPMMRIEQAAEGLDCPRSLSNSAATLWHPEAHFDWVRPGIVLYGASPSGQWQDIANSGLKPVMTLRSEIIGVQTLKAGDTVGYGSRYRASGEQRIGIVAGGYADGYPRIAPSGTPVWVDGVRTGTVGTVSMDMLAIDLTPCPQAGIGTPVELWGNEVKVDDVAAAAGTIGYELLTALAPRVPVITV; encoded by the coding sequence ATGTCCCGTCCTGTTCTGGCTCAGCTGGATCTGCAGGCCCTGAAGGATAACCTGCAAATTGTCCGCCGCGCTGCGCCAGCTTCACGCGTCTGGGCGGTGGTCAAAGCCAATGCGTATGGCCACGGTCTGGATCGCATCTGGAGCGCCTTAAGCGCGGCAGATGGCTTTGCGATGCTCAATCTGGAAGAGGCGATCCTGCTGCGCGAGCGCGGCTGGAAAGGGCCGATCCTGATGCTCGAAGGCTTCTTCAACAGCGATGAGCTGCCGCTGTTTGATAAGTACCGCCTGACCACCAGCGTGCACAGCAACTGGCAGGTCAAGGCGCTGCAAAATGCGAAGCTGCACGCTCCGCTCGATATCTACCTGAAAGTGAACAGCGGTATGAACCGCCTCGGTTTCCAGCCGGAGCGGGTGCATAGCGTCTGGCAGCAGCTGCGGGCGGCGAAGAACGTCGGCGGGATGACGCTGATGGCCCATTTTGCCGATGCGGAAAAAACCGACGGCATCCAGGAGCCGATGATGCGCATTGAGCAGGCGGCGGAAGGGCTGGACTGCCCGCGCTCGCTCTCTAACTCGGCGGCTACTCTCTGGCATCCGGAGGCGCATTTCGACTGGGTCAGACCGGGGATCGTGCTGTACGGTGCGTCACCGTCCGGGCAGTGGCAGGATATCGCCAACAGCGGCCTGAAGCCGGTGATGACCCTGCGCAGTGAGATCATCGGCGTCCAGACCCTGAAAGCGGGGGATACGGTGGGCTACGGCAGCCGCTATCGCGCTTCGGGCGAGCAGCGGATCGGTATTGTTGCCGGTGGGTATGCGGACGGTTATCCGCGTATCGCCCCGTCGGGTACCCCGGTGTGGGTGGACGGCGTGCGCACCGGGACGGTGGGCACCGTATCGATGGATATGCTGGCGATTGACCTGACCCCCTGTCCGCAGGCCGGGATCGGTACGCCAGTTGAGCTGTGGGGCAACGAGGTGAAAGTGGACGATGTCGCCGCCGCGGCGGGGACCATCGGATACGAGTTATTAACCGCGTTAGCCCCGCGCGTACCGGTTATTACGGTGTAG